A single Paenibacillus sp. FSL R5-0517 DNA region contains:
- a CDS encoding sugar ABC transporter permease, producing MSSLNKSTLGTQGTSLLEKSKKTSLWQRMMHPQARTAYLFLLPNLLGFLLFIAIPSVMAFGLGFTEWDGYNPVKWNGLDNYFRLVRDENFRIALQNTLLYTFGSCLLVIIASLSLALLVNQKMKGMSLYRAAFFFPHIASFIAVAVVWQAIFNPTLGPLNMFLSKFMEQPPGWLVSSNWALLSIILVSAWKMAGYYMLLFLAGLQGISKELYEAANIDGANILQRFRNITLPMLSPVTFFVIITCIINLFKSFDLVYVMTGGGPGRSTKLLVYDIFVQSFRNSAFGYASAEAIVLFLIVLAITYVQFKGEKRWVNY from the coding sequence GAAAAAAGCAAAAAAACGTCATTGTGGCAAAGGATGATGCATCCGCAAGCGAGAACAGCCTATCTCTTTCTGCTCCCAAATCTGCTAGGGTTCTTGCTATTTATTGCTATTCCGAGTGTGATGGCGTTCGGACTTGGCTTCACAGAATGGGACGGGTATAATCCGGTGAAATGGAACGGGCTGGATAATTATTTCCGGCTTGTGCGGGACGAGAACTTTCGAATTGCTTTACAGAATACGTTGCTCTACACCTTTGGCTCCTGCCTGCTCGTTATCATTGCATCTCTATCATTGGCCTTGCTTGTTAACCAGAAAATGAAAGGGATGTCGCTCTACAGAGCGGCATTCTTCTTCCCACATATTGCATCGTTTATCGCAGTAGCGGTGGTATGGCAGGCCATTTTCAATCCAACGCTCGGACCACTGAACATGTTCCTCAGCAAATTTATGGAGCAGCCCCCCGGATGGCTGGTCAGCTCGAATTGGGCTTTGCTCAGCATTATACTTGTCTCGGCCTGGAAGATGGCTGGCTACTATATGCTGCTGTTCCTGGCCGGCTTGCAGGGAATTTCCAAAGAGCTGTACGAGGCAGCCAACATTGACGGTGCCAATATCCTGCAGCGCTTCCGCAATATAACACTGCCTATGTTATCTCCAGTGACGTTTTTTGTCATCATTACCTGCATTATTAATCTGTTCAAGTCATTTGATCTCGTGTATGTCATGACCGGTGGTGGTCCGGGCCGCTCCACGAAGCTGCTCGTCTATGATATCTTCGTTCAATCATTTCGCAATTCCGCATTTGGTTACGCCTCGGCTGAGGCCATCGTGCTGTTCCTGATCGTTCTGGCGATTACTTATGTTCAATTTAAGGGGGAGAAACGATGGGTCAACTACTAG
- a CDS encoding carbohydrate ABC transporter permease, whose translation MGQLLGRAVPKSLAHLFMILISLVMIVPFLWMLSTSFKLQEEVFQYPIQWIPQVFHFENYVEVWTSIPFPLYYFNSLKVSILVTLGQLITCSLAGYAFARLDFPGKNRLFIMYFAAFMIPYQVIMIPQYFVIKKLGLVDSHWALILLEIFSPYGVFLMRQFLSGISKELSEAARIDGCNEFGIFARIIMPLAKPALATLGIFAFSWVWNDFQAPLIYLTSDSLKTLPLGLASLNGEFTSQTQLIMAGTVLSLIPVVTVFLFFQRYFISGITAGSVKG comes from the coding sequence ATGGGTCAACTACTAGGTCGAGCAGTGCCTAAATCTCTGGCGCATCTGTTCATGATCTTAATATCTCTGGTTATGATCGTACCCTTTCTGTGGATGCTGTCCACCTCCTTCAAGTTGCAGGAGGAAGTGTTCCAGTATCCGATACAGTGGATTCCGCAGGTATTTCACTTCGAGAATTACGTCGAGGTATGGACCAGTATTCCATTTCCATTATACTATTTCAACTCTCTGAAGGTCTCTATCCTGGTTACTTTGGGGCAGCTGATTACCTGTTCTCTGGCTGGTTACGCTTTTGCCAGATTGGATTTCCCCGGGAAGAACCGACTGTTCATCATGTATTTTGCAGCCTTTATGATCCCTTATCAGGTCATTATGATTCCGCAGTATTTCGTTATTAAGAAGCTAGGCCTTGTCGACAGCCATTGGGCACTGATCCTGTTGGAAATCTTTAGTCCCTATGGCGTGTTCCTAATGCGCCAGTTCTTGTCGGGAATCTCGAAGGAACTCTCTGAGGCGGCGCGGATTGACGGCTGCAACGAATTTGGCATCTTTGCGAGAATCATCATGCCGCTGGCCAAGCCGGCGTTAGCAACGCTTGGAATCTTCGCTTTCTCCTGGGTGTGGAATGATTTTCAGGCTCCACTTATTTATCTTACCAGCGATAGCCTTAAGACACTGCCACTCGGCTTGGCCAGTCTAAACGGCGAGTTCACATCGCAGACCCAATTAATTATGGCAGGTACAGTACTGTCACTTATTCCGGTAGTCACTGTATTCCTATTCTTCCAACGATACTTTATCTCGGGCATTACTGCCGGTTCTGTGAAAGGATGA
- a CDS encoding glycoside hydrolase family 88 protein, with protein MKKTLVTNVKWHEAIEYAVLKTKQNLSRYNQKFPHISNDKCYEWGDNEDWIEGFWTGIVWLCYEYSGDEYLRLQANSQIASFHRRLQAQHALEHHDIGFLYGLSALAGWIVEEDERHKLLALQAADHLLGRWRETSGLIQAWGPEDDSENGGRIIIDCLMNLPLLYWASSATGNPRYAEVAVRQAELSRKFLVRGDDSSYHTFYFDRSGNSLRGGTHQGNSDGSTWTRGQAWGIYGFALSYRQTGNINFLETSKRLAAYFIERIPADGIVYWDFDVPVTGSTSRDSSASAIAACGMLELLEHLAPDDPQRQRLEDAVLVTMTALAESSMSMAQEKEGLIDHGSYHVRGSYGLDGYMIWGDYFYLEALMRLEKQIPGYWYERGKSLIPFKDINR; from the coding sequence GTGAAGAAAACTCTAGTAACGAACGTAAAATGGCATGAGGCCATCGAATATGCAGTCCTCAAAACAAAACAAAATTTGTCCCGGTACAACCAGAAGTTCCCCCATATCTCCAATGACAAGTGTTATGAATGGGGTGATAACGAGGACTGGATCGAAGGCTTCTGGACCGGCATAGTCTGGCTATGTTACGAGTACAGCGGTGACGAATATCTGCGTTTGCAGGCTAATAGCCAGATTGCCAGCTTTCATCGCCGGCTTCAGGCCCAACATGCACTTGAACATCATGACATTGGCTTCCTATATGGATTATCCGCACTCGCGGGCTGGATCGTTGAAGAGGATGAACGGCACAAACTGCTTGCACTGCAAGCCGCTGATCATCTACTGGGACGTTGGCGAGAGACATCTGGGCTCATTCAGGCTTGGGGGCCGGAAGATGATTCGGAGAATGGGGGGCGTATCATCATCGACTGTTTAATGAATCTCCCGCTGCTGTACTGGGCTTCCAGTGCAACCGGCAATCCCCGCTATGCGGAGGTTGCCGTCCGACAGGCCGAGTTGTCAAGGAAATTTCTTGTGCGGGGAGACGACTCGTCCTATCACACCTTTTATTTTGACCGAAGCGGAAATTCGCTGAGAGGGGGAACACATCAAGGCAACAGTGACGGGTCCACATGGACACGTGGACAGGCTTGGGGCATCTATGGATTTGCTCTGTCTTATCGCCAAACGGGAAACATCAATTTTCTGGAAACCTCGAAACGCCTGGCTGCTTATTTCATAGAACGAATACCGGCTGACGGCATCGTTTATTGGGACTTTGATGTTCCCGTGACCGGCTCTACCAGTCGGGACAGCTCCGCTTCCGCTATTGCAGCTTGTGGCATGCTGGAACTACTGGAACATTTAGCACCTGACGATCCGCAGAGGCAGCGATTAGAAGATGCGGTCTTGGTGACTATGACGGCACTAGCCGAGTCCTCAATGAGCATGGCGCAGGAAAAGGAAGGCCTTATCGATCATGGATCATATCATGTCAGGGGCAGCTACGGGCTGGATGGTTATATGATCTGGGGGGATTATTTTTATCTTGAAGCGCTAATGCGTCTGGAAAAGCAGATTCCCGGGTATTGGTATGAGCGGGGGAAAAGCCTGATTCCGTTCAAGGATATAAATCGATAA
- a CDS encoding polysaccharide lyase family 8 super-sandwich domain-containing protein yields MQVYNQPFIKSFFFRLIIMLLVLSLIIPPTALPSAFAAGTVYVNVNYDESGNAKNTKLYNGSTYSGSVGGSWGIYNSLAETDYVTIENAPQREDYSLKIVSNTKNVSTGRNNLGGTEAGNSGIAGKLVFEASVYMNSTTHRREIQFRSLNAPSPATSTTNISALTFNAAGEIRDVSNQFLTHYEKNSWYKIKMFIDNSARSITYFLNDQYLGEALLPSVWMNIRHIYLNQYFQSGMQAEWMVDDLKLAEYVPITGISTSVAQLELPVSASTNIVVTAFPQNASDQRLLWSTNDPDVATVTNGTVHALKEGSTTVNVSTYEGNYSLAVPVSVTKPVLPLGIILPDEINLAVTSKQTLQPVFNPQNTTNQALSWSSNNPAVATVNAVGEITGISVGSTAITAVSQTDPTISAEVTVIITPYIPVASVAITSPPSQISKYDSLQLIANVEPANATESQLSWVSDHPEIVSVAADGKIQALGVGTATVSANTVNGVGDSVTLEVVAPQPENPEEYDEIRQRWKETLIGKNSLDVNETAVQTIIQANASAAQQYWDSMQLASGGTTLWNDLPASASDSTFINNHYTRLKTMALAYQTRGTSLYHNSGLKDDLLQAMDWMLDKLYTDTGTEFGNWWNWDIGVPNRLVDILILMYDELTPEQILRNTASIDHYIGDITSASFTQTGANRSDIMLIQVRMGLVEHNYDRLIQARNGMSELFQYTAAGDGFYEDGSYVQHSTIAYTGSYGEVLIQGIGNLMFLLNGSTWEPIVPEMSNVYRWIDEGFAPVLYKGQAIDMTRGRAIVRPAADAYYSGRNILAGISRIAVTSPAELSLQLKSLVKYHVEYQLSRGGSYYQFPLDLADTIRDWVEDPAIVPATDVQAHYELSGMARSVHRGEDFLFGVSKSSKRIATYELTNGENPKGWYTGDGMTYLYNQDLSQYTGSFWATVNWSRLPGTTVVSRTRNSSNYQYGDGETVPLNSWAGGTTLDTFGVTGMELLQNGTQMQARKSWFAFDNEIVALGAGITSTDNLPVETVIEQRKLREDNSNSFYVDGEVLNGTIVNEEIENPSWAYLEGNVIGSNIGYIFPNHSPIRLTRQIQEGRWSDINLSNPPSATLPTELLQNYFLTMWIDHGNNPADSQYEYMILPNASKQETKEYADSPDVTVLANSKTVQAVRENTLNVAGYNFWTDTLTSVNGVTSNKQASVMIRKNPEANTIELSVSDPTLENQGYIELELDTDAAGILGKDDQIEVLQLSPTVKLKINMRDTLGQTLRTKLQTQ; encoded by the coding sequence ATGCAAGTGTATAATCAGCCATTCATTAAATCGTTCTTCTTCCGTTTGATCATCATGCTGCTGGTTCTGTCGCTTATCATTCCCCCTACAGCCTTGCCATCGGCGTTCGCCGCTGGCACCGTATACGTAAATGTTAACTATGATGAAAGCGGAAATGCCAAGAATACAAAGCTCTATAACGGCTCCACATACAGCGGCTCGGTCGGCGGAAGTTGGGGCATCTATAATTCTTTGGCAGAAACAGATTATGTGACTATAGAAAATGCTCCCCAGCGCGAGGATTACAGTCTCAAAATCGTTTCCAATACCAAAAACGTGAGTACCGGAAGAAATAATCTGGGCGGAACGGAAGCTGGCAATTCCGGCATCGCCGGAAAGCTGGTTTTTGAAGCGTCGGTTTATATGAACAGTACTACACATCGCCGGGAGATTCAGTTCAGAAGCCTTAATGCGCCTTCCCCCGCTACAAGCACTACCAATATTTCAGCCCTTACCTTCAATGCTGCGGGAGAAATAAGGGATGTCAGCAACCAGTTCCTAACACATTACGAGAAGAATTCATGGTACAAAATAAAAATGTTCATAGACAATTCAGCACGCTCCATAACTTATTTCCTGAATGATCAGTATTTAGGAGAAGCCTTGCTGCCTTCCGTCTGGATGAATATTAGACATATATACCTGAATCAGTATTTTCAAAGTGGGATGCAGGCAGAGTGGATGGTCGATGACCTGAAACTCGCGGAATACGTTCCAATTACGGGAATCAGTACTTCAGTGGCACAGCTTGAGCTGCCGGTGAGTGCCAGCACCAATATAGTGGTTACGGCCTTTCCGCAAAATGCTTCCGACCAGCGTTTACTTTGGAGTACGAATGACCCTGATGTGGCCACGGTGACTAATGGCACGGTCCATGCGCTCAAAGAAGGTAGCACTACAGTGAATGTAAGCACTTATGAGGGCAATTATTCGCTTGCGGTTCCAGTGTCAGTGACCAAACCGGTGCTGCCGCTCGGCATCATACTGCCGGATGAAATTAATCTGGCGGTAACAAGCAAGCAAACTCTGCAGCCTGTATTTAATCCCCAGAATACAACGAATCAGGCATTGAGCTGGAGTTCCAACAATCCAGCTGTTGCCACCGTAAATGCCGTTGGTGAAATCACCGGAATATCGGTCGGATCGACGGCGATTACAGCAGTATCACAAACCGATCCGACGATCTCTGCAGAGGTTACCGTTATTATTACTCCCTATATTCCTGTCGCCTCTGTTGCCATAACCTCTCCACCCTCACAAATTTCCAAATACGACAGCCTGCAACTCATCGCAAATGTTGAGCCGGCGAATGCAACGGAATCACAGCTAAGCTGGGTATCGGATCACCCGGAAATTGTAAGTGTGGCTGCAGATGGAAAAATACAGGCACTTGGCGTCGGTACAGCTACGGTGTCCGCAAACACAGTTAACGGAGTGGGAGATTCAGTTACACTTGAGGTGGTTGCTCCCCAGCCAGAAAATCCCGAAGAATATGATGAAATCAGGCAGCGTTGGAAGGAGACTCTGATCGGCAAAAATTCTCTGGATGTTAATGAAACAGCAGTGCAAACCATTATTCAGGCCAATGCATCTGCAGCTCAACAATACTGGGATAGCATGCAACTCGCATCGGGAGGCACAACGCTCTGGAATGACCTGCCTGCTTCTGCCAGTGATTCTACTTTTATCAACAACCACTATACCCGATTGAAGACAATGGCATTAGCCTATCAGACAAGAGGAACATCTCTATACCATAATTCCGGGCTAAAGGACGATCTGCTTCAAGCCATGGACTGGATGCTGGATAAGTTGTACACGGACACGGGCACCGAATTCGGGAACTGGTGGAACTGGGATATCGGCGTTCCCAATCGTTTGGTCGATATTCTGATCTTGATGTATGACGAGTTGACACCGGAACAAATTCTGAGGAATACGGCAAGCATCGATCATTATATCGGGGACATCACTTCCGCTTCTTTTACACAGACAGGTGCCAACCGCTCCGATATCATGCTGATTCAAGTCCGTATGGGGCTTGTCGAACATAACTACGACCGGCTAATTCAAGCCAGGAACGGGATGAGTGAGCTATTTCAGTACACAGCTGCAGGCGATGGCTTCTATGAAGACGGCTCGTATGTGCAGCACAGCACGATAGCCTATACGGGAAGTTATGGGGAGGTTCTGATACAGGGGATCGGGAACCTGATGTTTCTGCTGAACGGAAGCACCTGGGAGCCGATTGTTCCCGAAATGAGTAATGTCTATCGGTGGATCGACGAAGGATTTGCTCCTGTATTATATAAAGGGCAGGCTATTGATATGACAAGAGGACGCGCAATCGTCAGGCCGGCAGCAGATGCCTATTACTCCGGCAGAAACATTCTGGCAGGTATCTCCCGAATTGCAGTGACATCTCCTGCCGAGCTATCGCTTCAATTAAAGAGCTTGGTGAAATATCATGTAGAGTATCAGCTGAGTAGGGGGGGATCATACTATCAGTTTCCACTGGATTTGGCAGATACGATCAGGGATTGGGTGGAGGATCCTGCGATTGTTCCTGCCACCGATGTTCAGGCACACTATGAGTTGAGTGGCATGGCTCGTAGTGTACATCGGGGCGAAGACTTCCTGTTCGGGGTCAGTAAAAGTTCAAAGCGTATTGCTACCTATGAGCTTACCAACGGAGAGAATCCTAAAGGCTGGTATACTGGTGACGGGATGACGTATCTCTACAACCAGGATCTGTCCCAGTATACAGGCAGCTTCTGGGCAACGGTGAACTGGAGCCGACTTCCAGGCACAACGGTTGTCTCGCGGACAAGAAATTCTAGCAATTATCAATATGGGGATGGCGAGACCGTCCCGCTTAATTCCTGGGCGGGCGGCACAACGTTGGATACTTTCGGCGTTACAGGCATGGAACTGCTTCAGAACGGCACACAAATGCAGGCGCGGAAATCCTGGTTCGCTTTTGACAATGAAATTGTTGCGCTAGGTGCTGGCATTACAAGCACAGATAACCTTCCTGTAGAAACCGTCATTGAGCAGCGGAAGTTGAGAGAAGACAATTCAAACAGTTTCTACGTGGATGGTGAAGTTCTGAATGGGACCATAGTAAATGAAGAGATAGAGAATCCATCATGGGCTTATCTGGAGGGAAATGTGATAGGTTCGAACATTGGTTATATCTTCCCGAATCATTCACCGATCAGATTGACCAGACAAATTCAAGAGGGAAGATGGTCCGACATTAATCTCAGCAATCCTCCTTCTGCAACATTACCTACCGAACTGCTACAGAATTATTTCCTGACCATGTGGATTGATCATGGGAATAATCCTGCTGACAGTCAGTATGAATATATGATTTTGCCAAATGCAAGCAAACAGGAAACAAAAGAATACGCCGATTCGCCGGATGTCACCGTTCTCGCCAATTCTAAGACGGTTCAGGCGGTCCGAGAGAATACGCTTAACGTTGCCGGGTATAATTTCTGGACGGATACTCTGACTTCGGTAAATGGCGTTACTTCGAATAAGCAAGCCTCTGTCATGATTAGAAAAAATCCGGAGGCGAATACGATTGAGCTTTCAGTGTCTGATCCTACACTAGAGAATCAGGGGTATATTGAACTGGAACTGGATACAGATGCAGCAGGAATACTAGGTAAAGACGATCAGATCGAGGTACTACAGCTATCACCCACGGTGAAGCTAAAGATTAATATGCGAGATACCCTCGGGCAGACATTGCGGACTAAATTGCAAACCCAATGA
- a CDS encoding MarR family transcriptional regulator, whose amino-acid sequence MTSKDRTKQLLHDQFIRFLHVYENHKNTEIEHFLSIAQRESIEKIPQHLTAVHMIDCIGKHEPINNTGIAEAMNLSKASITKIGNKLLEEGFVKRTKMNDNKKESYFRLSPQGKKIFELHERLHVHEAERFYRTLDKYSETELKVIHQFLQDSSINIESRSNEGE is encoded by the coding sequence ATGACTTCAAAAGATCGAACAAAACAATTGCTTCATGACCAATTTATCCGTTTTTTACATGTATATGAGAACCACAAGAATACAGAAATTGAGCATTTCCTAAGTATCGCCCAGCGAGAAAGCATCGAGAAAATCCCCCAGCATTTGACCGCCGTTCATATGATAGATTGCATAGGAAAGCATGAGCCTATTAACAACACAGGTATTGCCGAAGCGATGAATTTATCCAAAGCAAGTATCACCAAAATTGGCAACAAACTACTGGAAGAAGGATTCGTCAAACGCACAAAAATGAATGACAACAAGAAGGAGAGTTATTTCCGGTTGTCACCGCAAGGCAAAAAGATCTTTGAATTGCATGAACGTCTGCATGTACATGAGGCTGAACGCTTCTATCGTACGCTCGACAAATATTCGGAAACAGAGCTAAAAGTAATTCATCAATTTCTTCAAGACAGTAGCATCAATATTGAATCCAGATCAAACGAAGGAGAGTGA